The Streptomyces avermitilis MA-4680 = NBRC 14893 genome contains a region encoding:
- a CDS encoding toxin-antitoxin system YwqK family antitoxin has protein sequence MRRIDIDDPEVDMDPGQRLLYRGELFTGEVEERLGGAVVSLETYADGVLHGPNQEWYKDGTLRSEGMARGGRPVGITRDWHPNGTLAAEREFAEDGLTMLSDREWDETGQPTRAWRKDGD, from the coding sequence ATGCGTCGCATCGACATCGACGACCCCGAGGTCGACATGGATCCGGGACAGCGGCTGCTGTACCGCGGGGAGCTGTTCACGGGCGAGGTCGAAGAACGCCTCGGCGGTGCTGTCGTCAGCCTTGAAACCTACGCGGACGGAGTGCTGCACGGTCCGAACCAGGAGTGGTACAAGGACGGCACTCTTCGGTCCGAAGGGATGGCACGCGGGGGACGCCCTGTCGGCATCACACGGGATTGGCACCCGAACGGCACGCTCGCTGCCGAGAGGGAGTTCGCCGAGGACGGGTTGACCATGTTGTCGGACCGGGAGTGGGACGAGACCGGGCAGCCGACGAGAGCGTGGCGCAAGGACGGCGACTAG